A window of Blastomonas sp. SL216 contains these coding sequences:
- a CDS encoding class I SAM-dependent RNA methyltransferase: protein MSDELIVRIAARGDGVTASGRHVAGAAPGDTIAPDGSIMPGPHHVTPPCPHFGPCGGCQLQHLDEAALAEFVRDRVTGPLAAKAIFARDVRAVHLSPPRSRRRASLRFVRKGGRVTLGFAGQGSHQLFDIRACEIVTPRLHDVMMAVRGLIAKWPESRVSGQVELAEIDQGVDVLLTGLVPSSLASHELLAEFAKVHALARLSIDQGFGPETQYEPVPATVSFSEVPVRFPHASFLQATRDGEAALAAAAREALDGCRMIADLFAGLGSFALQLGAPGRRIYAAEAARDAILALKTAADARQLPVFIEHRDLFRNPVQRDMLDRFDGLVLDPPRAGAEEQVVAIAGSRLKRLCYVSCNPATFARDARILCDAGFVLDTLWPVGQFRWSTHVELASLFVRQD, encoded by the coding sequence TTGAGCGATGAACTGATCGTCCGGATCGCGGCGCGTGGCGATGGTGTCACCGCGTCGGGCCGTCATGTCGCCGGAGCGGCTCCCGGGGACACGATCGCGCCCGATGGGAGTATCATGCCGGGGCCACATCACGTCACACCGCCATGCCCGCATTTCGGGCCGTGCGGAGGTTGCCAGCTGCAGCATCTGGACGAGGCGGCGCTGGCCGAATTCGTGCGCGATCGGGTAACAGGGCCGCTGGCTGCCAAGGCTATTTTCGCGCGCGATGTGCGCGCCGTGCACCTTTCCCCCCCGCGCAGCCGCCGGCGCGCCTCGCTGCGCTTTGTGCGCAAGGGCGGGCGGGTGACCCTGGGTTTTGCCGGGCAGGGTAGCCACCAGCTGTTCGATATCCGCGCCTGCGAGATCGTGACGCCAAGACTGCATGACGTCATGATGGCGGTGCGCGGGTTGATCGCGAAATGGCCCGAATCCAGGGTTTCAGGGCAGGTCGAGCTGGCCGAGATCGACCAGGGCGTCGATGTGCTGCTCACCGGCCTCGTGCCGTCTTCGCTGGCCAGCCACGAATTGCTCGCCGAATTCGCCAAGGTTCATGCGCTCGCGAGGCTGTCGATCGACCAGGGCTTCGGCCCGGAAACCCAATATGAGCCCGTTCCCGCGACGGTCAGCTTCAGTGAGGTTCCGGTGCGCTTTCCGCATGCAAGCTTTCTCCAGGCAACGCGCGATGGCGAGGCGGCGCTTGCCGCCGCGGCGCGCGAGGCGCTCGATGGCTGCCGGATGATTGCCGACCTGTTTGCGGGACTGGGCAGCTTTGCGCTGCAGCTCGGCGCGCCTGGACGCCGCATCTATGCCGCAGAGGCGGCGCGCGATGCCATCCTGGCGCTCAAGACCGCCGCCGATGCGCGCCAGCTGCCGGTGTTCATCGAACATCGCGACCTGTTCCGCAATCCGGTGCAGCGCGACATGCTCGACCGATTTGACGGGCTGGTGCTCGATCCGCCGCGCGCCGGGGCGGAGGAACAGGTGGTGGCCATCGCCGGCTCGCGCCTGAAGCGCCTCTGCTATGTCAGCTGCAACCCGGCCACCTTCGCCCGCGATGCGCGCATCCTGTGTGACGCAGGCTTCGTGCTCGACACGCTATGGCCCGTCGGCCAGTTCCGCTGGTCGACGCATGTCGAACTCGCCAGCCTGTTCGTTCGTCAGGACTGA
- a CDS encoding threonine/serine dehydratase — protein MTEPSDPLSPDRKPSREGIERAAKKISAILPPTPLMPLKHEGMTLWCKAECLQPIGAFKIRGAWHRLSDLSEEERGRGVVAFSSGNHAQGVAWAAKRLGIRATIVMPLDAPKRKIDSTRGYGAEVITYDRRTEDRVAIANRIASESGAVVVPSFDDPWIIEGQGSTGLEALVQIIAQAGINPHRVVSCCGGGGLAAGIALAMPGAKMTVVEPDGWDDMGRSLRKGKILPVEPDAPDTVCDALQTPVVSPLTFDILKERKADAVSVSDEEVFRAMRHAHERLRLVLEPGGAVALAAVLAGKVEVDDRTLIILSGGNVEPALFSRALAS, from the coding sequence ATGACAGAACCAAGTGATCCCCTATCCCCGGACCGCAAACCCAGCCGCGAAGGCATCGAGCGCGCCGCGAAGAAGATCTCGGCGATCCTGCCGCCGACGCCGCTGATGCCGCTCAAGCATGAGGGGATGACATTGTGGTGCAAGGCAGAATGCCTGCAACCCATCGGCGCGTTCAAGATCCGTGGCGCATGGCACCGATTGTCCGACCTCAGCGAGGAAGAGCGCGGGCGCGGCGTCGTGGCCTTTTCCAGCGGCAACCATGCACAGGGCGTCGCCTGGGCCGCGAAAAGGCTGGGGATTAGGGCGACCATCGTGATGCCCCTCGATGCGCCAAAGCGGAAAATCGATTCGACCCGCGGCTATGGGGCCGAGGTGATCACCTACGATCGCCGGACCGAGGACCGGGTCGCCATCGCCAACCGCATCGCCAGCGAAAGCGGCGCTGTCGTGGTACCCAGCTTCGACGATCCGTGGATCATCGAAGGCCAGGGCAGCACCGGGCTCGAAGCGCTGGTGCAGATCATCGCGCAGGCAGGCATCAATCCGCACCGTGTGGTATCGTGCTGCGGCGGCGGCGGACTTGCCGCCGGGATCGCGCTTGCCATGCCCGGCGCGAAGATGACCGTGGTCGAACCCGATGGCTGGGACGACATGGGTCGCTCGCTGCGCAAGGGAAAGATCTTGCCTGTCGAGCCTGACGCCCCGGACACGGTATGCGATGCGCTGCAGACACCGGTGGTCTCGCCGCTGACCTTCGACATCCTGAAGGAGCGCAAGGCCGATGCGGTCAGCGTATCCGATGAGGAAGTGTTCCGCGCGATGCGCCATGCGCACGAACGGCTGCGGCTGGTGCTGGAACCGGGCGGCGCGGTCGCGCTGGCGGCGGTGCTGGCGGGCAAGGTCGAAGTCGACGATCGCACATTGATCATCCTTTCGGGCGGCAATGTCGAACCGGCGCTGTTCTCGCGCGCTCTGGCATCGTGA
- a CDS encoding type III PLP-dependent enzyme: MHEYLDALELIQALNPAQPVTLNRPQAATRAAKFFVDRFPGKSLYAVKANPSPDLLRVLWSAGITHYDVASIAEVRLVAGTLPDATLCFMHPVKTPEAIAEAYHIHGVRVFSLDSREELDKIVAATGAPDDLTLCVRLRVSSEHSELSLASKFGTELTDARDLLMATRQAADSLGICFHVGSQAMSPHAYVQALDRVRAAIVDASVTVDVIDVGGGFPSAYPGMQPPPLEDYFAIIERTFESLPISYSAELWCEPGRALCAEYNSIIVRVDRRRGEELYINDGAYGALFDAAHIGWRFPVRYLGNQRSSTTEDFSFFGPTCDDIDYMAGPFPLPADIKAGDYIEIGMIGAYGAAMRTGFNGFGVSEHYTVADEPMQSMYTGEARPHWRADNVVSINR; encoded by the coding sequence TTGCACGAATATCTTGATGCGCTGGAGCTGATTCAGGCTCTGAACCCGGCACAACCGGTTACGCTGAACCGTCCGCAAGCGGCCACCCGCGCGGCTAAGTTCTTTGTTGATCGCTTTCCTGGCAAGTCGCTTTACGCGGTCAAGGCGAATCCGTCGCCCGATCTGCTGCGCGTGCTGTGGAGTGCGGGAATCACGCATTACGACGTTGCCTCGATCGCCGAGGTGCGGCTGGTCGCCGGCACGCTCCCCGATGCGACCCTGTGCTTCATGCACCCGGTCAAGACCCCCGAAGCCATTGCCGAAGCCTATCACATCCACGGCGTGCGCGTGTTCTCGCTCGACAGCCGCGAAGAGCTCGACAAGATCGTTGCCGCCACCGGCGCGCCCGATGATCTGACGCTGTGCGTGCGGCTGCGCGTCTCGTCCGAGCATTCGGAACTGAGCCTCGCGTCCAAGTTCGGTACCGAGTTGACCGATGCCCGCGACCTGCTGATGGCCACCCGTCAGGCAGCCGACAGCCTTGGTATCTGCTTCCATGTCGGCAGCCAGGCGATGAGCCCGCATGCCTATGTGCAGGCGCTGGACCGTGTCCGCGCGGCAATTGTGGATGCATCGGTCACCGTAGACGTCATCGATGTCGGCGGCGGCTTCCCGTCGGCCTATCCAGGCATGCAGCCCCCGCCGCTGGAAGACTATTTCGCGATCATCGAGCGCACCTTCGAAAGCCTGCCGATCAGCTATTCGGCGGAATTGTGGTGCGAGCCTGGCCGCGCGCTGTGCGCCGAATACAACTCGATCATCGTGCGCGTCGACCGTCGCCGCGGCGAGGAGCTGTACATCAACGATGGCGCTTACGGCGCGCTGTTCGATGCCGCGCATATCGGCTGGCGTTTTCCGGTCCGGTATCTGGGCAACCAGCGCAGCAGCACGACCGAGGATTTCAGCTTCTTCGGCCCGACCTGCGATGACATCGACTATATGGCCGGTCCCTTCCCGCTGCCTGCGGACATTAAGGCCGGCGATTATATCGAGATCGGTATGATCGGCGCTTATGGTGCCGCGATGCGCACCGGCTTCAACGGCTTCGGCGTGAGCGAGCATTATACCGTCGCCGACGAGCCGATGCAGTCGATGTACACCGGCGAGGCCCGCCCGCACTGGCGCGCGGATAATGTGGTCAGCATCAACCGCTGA
- a CDS encoding carboxynorspermidine decarboxylase produces METKAGDPGAFRHFDLNRVPSPAFVVDEAAVRRNLAVLADVRDRAGIKMLAALKAFSFWQLGDVVSDYLDGTCSSGLWEARLASHHYHGEIATYCAGYKAEDLREILTLSDHVIFNSPGQIARFAPLIAEARAAGQSFDIGLRINPALPLGETAKYDPSQPHSRLGHPIDQLRPEHLEGVSGIHFHSLCEQDLVPLQQIWAKLEPLLEPYFNHLKWLNFGGGHHITRADYQREELVEFLIAVKARTGCEIYLEPGEAVALDAGILVGELLDVFDNGMKVGITDISATCHMPDVIEAPYRPAMLDERSDAELIRLGGPSCLAGDIIGDYGLPVPLEPGQRFAFLDQAHYSMVKTNTFNGVPLPSIWLWNSDDDSLREIASFGYETFRDRLG; encoded by the coding sequence ATGGAAACCAAGGCCGGTGATCCCGGTGCCTTTCGGCATTTCGACCTGAACCGCGTTCCCTCGCCCGCCTTTGTCGTGGACGAGGCTGCGGTGCGGCGCAACCTGGCGGTGCTCGCCGATGTCCGCGACCGCGCAGGCATCAAGATGCTCGCCGCGCTCAAGGCATTCTCGTTCTGGCAGCTGGGCGATGTGGTCAGCGACTATCTCGACGGCACCTGCTCGTCTGGCCTGTGGGAGGCGCGGCTGGCGTCGCATCACTATCATGGCGAGATCGCGACCTATTGCGCCGGATACAAGGCCGAAGACCTGCGCGAGATCCTGACGCTGTCGGACCATGTCATCTTCAACAGCCCCGGTCAGATCGCACGATTCGCCCCGCTCATCGCCGAAGCACGCGCCGCGGGTCAGAGCTTCGACATCGGCCTGCGCATCAACCCGGCCCTGCCGCTGGGCGAGACGGCGAAATACGACCCCAGCCAGCCGCACAGCCGGCTGGGTCATCCGATCGACCAACTGCGACCAGAACATCTGGAGGGCGTATCCGGCATCCATTTCCATTCGCTGTGCGAGCAGGATCTGGTGCCGCTGCAGCAGATCTGGGCCAAGCTAGAACCGTTGCTGGAACCCTATTTCAACCACTTGAAATGGCTGAATTTTGGCGGCGGACACCATATCACGCGTGCCGATTATCAGCGCGAAGAGCTGGTCGAGTTCCTGATCGCGGTCAAGGCGCGCACAGGGTGCGAAATCTATCTCGAGCCCGGCGAGGCAGTCGCGCTCGATGCCGGCATTCTGGTCGGCGAGCTGCTCGATGTGTTTGACAATGGCATGAAGGTGGGAATCACCGATATCTCGGCCACCTGCCACATGCCCGATGTCATCGAGGCACCCTATCGCCCCGCGATGCTTGACGAACGGTCTGACGCAGAGCTGATACGGCTCGGCGGGCCGTCGTGCCTCGCCGGAGACATTATCGGCGACTATGGCCTGCCCGTCCCGCTTGAGCCGGGGCAGCGCTTCGCCTTTCTCGACCAGGCGCATTATTCCATGGTAAAGACCAACACTTTCAATGGTGTACCGCTGCCTTCGATCTGGCTGTGGAACAGCGATGACGACAGCCTGCGCGAGATAGCCTCGTTCGGATATGAGACATTTCGGGACCGGCTCGGTTAA
- a CDS encoding saccharopine dehydrogenase family protein, translating into MGKILVIGAGGVGSVAVHKMAMNTGIFSEITLASRRIAKCDAIAESVLKRTGVKIATAEVDADDVEATAALIERVKPDLVCNLALPYQDLAIMDACLKTGVHYMDTANYEPRDEAKFEYGWQWAYHDRFKDAGLMALLGSGFDPGVTSVFASYIKKHLLDRIDTLDILDCNGGDHGQHFATNFNPEINIREVTAPSRHWADGQWVEGPALSHKQVFDFEGVGEKNMYLMYHEELESLAKHYPEIKRIRFWMTFGDAYLKHLEVLQNVGMTRIDPVMYEGREIIPLQFLKAVLPEPASLGETTRGKTNIGDIATGVKDGQEKTVYVYNICDHEEAFAETGNQAVSYTTGVPAMIGAAMILTGAWKGEGVFNIEQFDPDPFMDMLNQHGLPWQVKELDAPLAF; encoded by the coding sequence TTGGGCAAGATTCTGGTTATCGGTGCGGGCGGCGTTGGTTCGGTCGCGGTGCACAAGATGGCGATGAACACCGGCATTTTCAGTGAGATCACGCTGGCCAGCCGCCGCATTGCCAAATGCGACGCGATCGCCGAATCGGTGCTGAAGCGCACTGGCGTGAAGATCGCCACGGCCGAGGTCGATGCCGATGACGTCGAAGCGACCGCAGCGCTGATCGAGAGGGTGAAGCCCGATCTCGTCTGCAACCTCGCCCTGCCCTATCAGGACCTTGCCATCATGGATGCCTGCCTGAAGACCGGCGTGCACTACATGGACACCGCCAATTACGAACCGCGCGACGAGGCGAAGTTCGAATATGGCTGGCAATGGGCCTATCACGACCGCTTCAAGGACGCAGGGCTGATGGCGCTGCTGGGTTCGGGCTTCGACCCGGGCGTGACCAGCGTGTTCGCCAGCTATATCAAGAAGCACCTGCTCGACCGGATCGACACGCTCGACATTCTCGACTGCAATGGCGGCGACCATGGCCAGCATTTCGCGACCAATTTCAATCCGGAGATCAACATCCGCGAAGTGACCGCGCCGTCGCGTCACTGGGCGGATGGTCAGTGGGTCGAAGGCCCCGCGCTCAGCCACAAGCAGGTCTTCGATTTCGAGGGCGTAGGCGAGAAGAACATGTACCTCATGTATCATGAGGAGCTGGAATCGCTTGCCAAGCACTATCCCGAGATCAAGCGCATCCGCTTCTGGATGACCTTTGGAGATGCGTATCTCAAGCATCTGGAAGTGCTGCAGAATGTCGGCATGACCCGGATTGATCCGGTGATGTACGAAGGCCGCGAGATCATCCCGCTGCAATTCCTCAAGGCGGTGCTGCCCGAACCCGCCTCGCTGGGCGAGACGACCAGGGGAAAGACCAATATCGGCGACATCGCGACCGGCGTGAAGGACGGCCAGGAAAAGACCGTCTACGTCTACAATATCTGCGATCACGAAGAGGCCTTTGCCGAAACCGGCAACCAGGCGGTGAGCTACACCACCGGCGTTCCGGCGATGATCGGCGCGGCGATGATCCTGACCGGCGCGTGGAAGGGAGAAGGCGTGTTCAACATCGAACAGTTCGATCCCGATCCGTTCATGGACATGCTCAACCAGCACGGCCTGCCCTGGCAGGTGAAGGAACTGGACGCGCCGCTGGCGTTCTGA
- a CDS encoding MAPEG family protein, whose amino-acid sequence MIQSILQPVVILLAWTMVIWLWMYVTRIPAMQQAKIDVANLKGGTGKDLDAVLPASVQWKAHNYNHLLDEPMIFYAVCIVLAVIGHGEGMNVMVAWLYVALRIAHSLVQVTVNRVAIRFLLFASSSLCLMVLIFHAAIPIFDLHLHG is encoded by the coding sequence ATGATTCAGTCCATATTGCAGCCCGTCGTCATCCTTCTTGCCTGGACCATGGTCATCTGGCTGTGGATGTACGTCACCCGTATCCCGGCGATGCAGCAGGCGAAGATCGATGTCGCCAATCTGAAGGGCGGCACCGGCAAGGATCTGGACGCCGTCCTGCCCGCCAGCGTTCAATGGAAAGCTCATAATTACAATCATCTGCTCGACGAACCGATGATCTTTTATGCAGTGTGCATCGTGCTGGCCGTTATCGGGCATGGCGAAGGCATGAATGTGATGGTCGCATGGCTCTATGTTGCGCTGCGCATCGCCCACAGCCTGGTGCAGGTAACGGTCAACCGGGTCGCGATCCGCTTTCTGCTGTTCGCCTCGTCCAGCCTGTGCCTGATGGTGCTGATCTTCCACGCCGCCATCCCGATCTTCGACCTGCATCTGCATGGCTGA
- a CDS encoding MAPEG family protein, whose protein sequence is MSANVLTPAAVLVLWSLVMLFWMAGTRLPNAKKLGIDISKAVGGRGSDLDPALPPQVAWKSHNYAHLMEQPTIFYATIAIVALAGAGGDTINVALAWGYALIRIVHSIWQATVNKVQIRFLLFLASTLCLIVLAIRALLATL, encoded by the coding sequence ATGTCTGCCAATGTTCTGACGCCAGCCGCTGTGCTGGTGCTCTGGTCGCTTGTCATGCTGTTCTGGATGGCGGGCACCCGGCTTCCCAATGCCAAGAAACTGGGCATCGATATTTCCAAGGCCGTAGGCGGCCGTGGCAGCGATCTCGATCCGGCGCTTCCGCCGCAGGTCGCGTGGAAATCGCACAATTATGCGCATCTGATGGAACAGCCGACCATCTTTTACGCGACGATCGCAATCGTGGCCCTGGCCGGTGCCGGTGGTGACACCATCAACGTGGCGCTTGCCTGGGGCTATGCGCTGATCCGCATCGTCCACAGCATCTGGCAGGCCACTGTCAACAAGGTGCAAATCCGCTTCCTCCTGTTCCTGGCTTCCACCCTGTGTCTCATCGTGCTCGCCATCCGCGCACTTCTCGCCACGCTGTAA
- a CDS encoding carbon-nitrogen hydrolase family protein encodes MADGRCVRAAVVQAAPVPLAVTAGIAALPGLIEPALDQGAHIIAFGETFLGGYPLWLDEAPGAALWDHPGTRALHAVLLDEAVRIGDPRLSPVQELVDRSRILISIGAHERVRSSLYNCQLLLRPGQPPLIHRKLVPTHGERLIWGRGDGSTLRVHDDDAIGPVGSLICWEHWMPLARAAMHNQGETVHIAAWPTVRETYAMASRHYAFEGRCFVLAAGTIQSRDDMLLGLDQCRMAPEARSAAQGLIEAMPDGQLQFGGSMIIASDATILAQAGSASETLVADLDLDQINQGLTSLDTDGHYARPDVFELRVDTRPQTGVTWGDQS; translated from the coding sequence ATGGCTGATGGTCGCTGCGTCCGCGCTGCCGTGGTACAGGCAGCGCCTGTGCCATTGGCAGTCACCGCCGGGATCGCGGCCCTGCCGGGGTTGATCGAACCGGCGCTGGACCAGGGCGCTCACATTATCGCGTTTGGCGAGACATTTCTGGGCGGCTACCCGCTCTGGCTCGACGAGGCACCCGGCGCGGCGCTGTGGGACCATCCCGGAACGCGCGCCCTGCATGCCGTGCTGCTCGACGAAGCTGTCCGTATCGGCGATCCCCGGCTTTCGCCCGTGCAGGAGCTGGTCGATCGTTCGCGCATACTCATCAGTATCGGCGCACATGAGCGGGTCCGTTCGAGCCTGTACAACTGCCAGTTGCTGCTGCGACCCGGTCAACCGCCGCTGATCCATCGCAAGCTGGTCCCCACCCATGGCGAGCGCCTGATCTGGGGACGCGGCGATGGTTCGACGCTTCGCGTGCATGACGATGACGCCATCGGCCCAGTGGGCAGCCTGATCTGCTGGGAGCACTGGATGCCGCTCGCCCGGGCTGCGATGCACAACCAGGGGGAAACGGTCCACATCGCCGCCTGGCCCACCGTGCGCGAGACCTATGCCATGGCGTCGCGCCACTATGCCTTCGAGGGGCGCTGTTTCGTTCTGGCTGCGGGTACGATCCAGTCCCGGGACGATATGCTGCTGGGGCTGGATCAATGCCGGATGGCGCCGGAAGCGCGATCAGCCGCGCAGGGATTGATCGAGGCAATGCCCGATGGCCAGCTCCAGTTCGGCGGCAGCATGATCATCGCCTCCGATGCCACGATATTGGCCCAGGCTGGCAGCGCGTCGGAAACACTGGTCGCCGATCTCGATCTCGACCAGATCAACCAAGGGCTGACGTCGCTCGATACCGATGGCCATTATGCCCGGCCCGATGTGTTCGAGCTTCGGGTCGATACGCGCCCGCAAACCGGCGTAACCTGGGGCGATCAGTCCTGA
- a CDS encoding NAD(P)H-hydrate dehydratase, translating to MLTVAEMVAAEQAVFDSGVSVDALMQRAGEGAGAMIWRIGGTAPTLVLCGPGNNGGDGYVIAEFLRSKGVPVTVAALCDPRTDAARNARALYRGAVINLADAQPTVQLVDCLFGSGLTRPLDAPLWERFSRLVNAAQRSFAVDLPSGADADYAVWLNAPLRFDHVLALGAFKYANLLEPVASDCGALSLVEIGVDSSAIPVRRIARPQITPPDSTSHKYRRGLVTVLVGEMPGAALLAAHAAQGAGAGYVKLIGVGAPPPLLPADIVWQRADDAASVLQALADARIGAVVVGPGLGRSSGSAALLAAALASDHPLVIDADALHLLPSQREAMQKRTPPVLLTPHHGEFEVLAAGLSLVSENKVIRAQQLAAELGAFVLYKGADSIMAAPDGRAVLADRRCSWLSVAGTGDVLSGCMAARLAGHGKAFDAMTEAVWLHDRAARLAGPSFAALQLAAALPRAMEACLER from the coding sequence GTGCTGACGGTCGCCGAGATGGTGGCGGCCGAACAGGCAGTGTTTGACAGCGGCGTCTCGGTCGATGCGCTGATGCAGCGCGCGGGCGAGGGCGCTGGCGCAATGATCTGGCGCATCGGCGGCACAGCGCCGACGCTCGTGTTGTGCGGTCCCGGCAATAATGGCGGTGATGGCTATGTAATCGCAGAGTTTTTGCGTTCGAAGGGCGTGCCTGTGACAGTTGCGGCGCTTTGCGATCCGCGCACCGACGCCGCACGCAACGCGCGGGCGCTTTATCGTGGCGCGGTGATCAATCTGGCCGATGCGCAGCCCACGGTCCAGCTGGTGGATTGCCTGTTCGGCAGCGGGCTGACACGGCCGCTCGATGCGCCGCTGTGGGAGCGCTTTTCTCGTCTGGTCAACGCGGCCCAGCGTAGTTTTGCCGTTGATCTGCCGAGCGGTGCGGATGCCGATTATGCGGTATGGCTGAATGCACCGCTGCGCTTTGACCATGTGCTGGCGTTGGGCGCGTTCAAATATGCGAATTTGCTGGAACCGGTGGCGAGCGATTGCGGCGCGTTGAGCCTGGTCGAGATTGGCGTCGACTCCAGCGCCATCCCGGTCCGAAGGATCGCTAGGCCGCAGATTACGCCACCCGATTCGACATCGCACAAATACCGGCGCGGGCTGGTGACGGTGCTGGTCGGCGAGATGCCCGGCGCAGCACTGCTTGCGGCCCATGCTGCGCAGGGTGCTGGCGCAGGCTATGTAAAGCTGATCGGAGTGGGCGCGCCGCCGCCGCTGCTCCCCGCCGATATCGTATGGCAGCGCGCGGACGATGCGGCATCGGTGCTGCAGGCGCTGGCAGATGCGCGGATCGGCGCGGTCGTGGTCGGGCCTGGCCTGGGACGGTCGTCCGGTTCGGCCGCGCTGCTCGCCGCTGCCCTTGCCAGCGACCATCCGCTGGTGATCGATGCCGATGCCCTGCACCTGCTCCCCAGCCAGCGCGAGGCTATGCAGAAGCGTACCCCGCCGGTGCTGCTGACACCGCATCACGGCGAGTTCGAGGTGCTGGCAGCGGGCCTCAGCCTTGTTTCGGAAAACAAGGTCATCCGGGCACAGCAACTTGCCGCCGAACTAGGCGCATTCGTGCTCTACAAGGGGGCAGACAGCATCATGGCGGCGCCCGATGGCCGGGCCGTGCTGGCCGACCGGCGCTGCTCGTGGTTGTCCGTCGCGGGGACCGGCGATGTGCTCTCCGGGTGTATGGCTGCGCGGTTGGCGGGACATGGGAAAGCGTTCGACGCCATGACCGAGGCGGTATGGCTGCATGACCGCGCGGCGCGTCTTGCCGGGCCTTCTTTTGCCGCGCTGCAATTGGCGGCGGCGCTGCCGCGCGCGATGGAGGCCTGTCTTGAGCGATGA
- the ilvD gene encoding dihydroxy-acid dehydratase encodes MTYSFDKSKLPSRHVSVGPERAPHRSYYYAMGLTEEEIARPFVGIASAGNDSAPCNTTLNAQADVCRDGVNNAGGMPRRFNTITVTDGIAMGHQGMKSSLVSREVIADSIELSMRGHCYDALIGFAGCDKSLPGMMMAMLRLNVPSIFVYGGSILPGQYDGRDVTVKDVFEAVGKHAAGNCPLKDLIALEKVACPGHGACGGQYTANTMACVGEAIGLSLPNSNMMPAPYANRAEIAVAAGEQVMELLAKNIRPRDICTREAFENAARVVAATGGSTNAGLHLPAMASEAGISFDLFDVAEIFKTTPYIADLQPGGRYVARDMYEAGGVYMLMKTLLENGLLHGDCMTVTGRTLGENIDEVTWNPDQKVIYDVKTPITPTGGVVGLKGSLAPEGAIVKVAGMSKLKFRGPAQVFDCEEDCFAAVEARQIREGSVIVIRYEGPKGGPGMREMLSTTAALYGQGMGESVALITDGRFSGATRGFCIGHVGPEAADCGPIALVEDGDIIEIDAETGTIDLHVDGAVLAERRKAWQPRTSDYQSGALWRYAQNVGPASKGAVTHPGAQAEKHVYADI; translated from the coding sequence ATGACATATTCGTTCGACAAGTCGAAACTGCCCAGCCGCCACGTTTCGGTGGGTCCGGAGCGCGCTCCGCACCGCAGCTATTATTATGCCATGGGTCTGACCGAGGAAGAAATCGCCCGGCCCTTCGTCGGCATCGCGAGCGCCGGCAATGACAGCGCCCCGTGTAACACCACGCTGAATGCCCAGGCCGATGTCTGCCGCGATGGCGTGAACAATGCAGGCGGCATGCCGCGCCGGTTCAATACCATCACCGTCACCGATGGTATTGCCATGGGCCATCAGGGGATGAAAAGCTCGCTGGTGAGCCGTGAGGTCATCGCGGACTCTATCGAACTGTCGATGCGCGGCCATTGCTACGACGCGCTGATCGGCTTTGCCGGATGCGACAAGTCCTTGCCCGGCATGATGATGGCGATGCTGCGGCTCAATGTTCCGTCGATCTTTGTCTATGGCGGGTCGATCCTGCCGGGCCAGTATGACGGCCGCGACGTCACGGTGAAGGACGTGTTCGAAGCCGTTGGCAAGCACGCGGCAGGCAATTGTCCGCTCAAGGACCTGATCGCGCTGGAAAAGGTGGCCTGTCCCGGTCACGGCGCGTGCGGCGGCCAGTATACCGCCAACACGATGGCGTGCGTCGGCGAGGCGATCGGCCTGTCGCTGCCAAACAGCAACATGATGCCCGCACCCTATGCCAATCGCGCCGAGATCGCGGTGGCGGCGGGCGAACAGGTGATGGAACTGCTCGCAAAGAATATCAGGCCGCGTGACATTTGTACCCGCGAAGCCTTTGAAAATGCTGCACGTGTTGTCGCCGCGACCGGCGGGTCGACCAATGCCGGCCTGCATCTTCCCGCGATGGCGAGCGAGGCGGGAATCTCGTTCGATCTGTTCGACGTTGCCGAGATCTTCAAGACGACGCCCTATATCGCGGATCTCCAGCCCGGTGGACGCTATGTCGCGCGCGACATGTACGAGGCGGGCGGCGTCTATATGCTGATGAAGACGCTGCTGGAAAACGGCCTGCTGCACGGCGACTGCATGACCGTGACCGGCAGGACGCTGGGCGAGAATATCGATGAGGTCACCTGGAACCCGGACCAGAAGGTCATCTACGACGTAAAGACGCCGATCACCCCGACCGGGGGTGTCGTCGGCCTCAAGGGTTCGCTTGCGCCCGAAGGCGCGATCGTCAAGGTCGCGGGGATGAGCAAGCTGAAGTTCCGCGGCCCCGCCCAGGTGTTCGATTGCGAGGAAGACTGTTTCGCGGCGGTCGAGGCACGGCAAATCCGCGAGGGATCGGTCATCGTCATCCGCTATGAAGGCCCCAAGGGCGGCCCCGGCATGCGCGAGATGCTGTCCACCACCGCGGCGCTCTATGGCCAGGGCATGGGCGAGAGCGTGGCGCTGATCACCGATGGCCGCTTCTCGGGCGCGACACGCGGCTTCTGCATCGGCCATGTCGGTCCGGAAGCGGCGGACTGCGGCCCGATCGCGCTGGTAGAGGATGGCGATATCATCGAGATCGATGCCGAAACCGGCACCATCGACCTGCATGTCGATGGCGCCGTGCTGGCCGAGCGGCGCAAGGCCTGGCAGCCGCGCACCAGTGATTACCAGTCTGGGGCCTTGTGGCGCTATGCGCAGAATGTCGGCCCTGCGAGCAAGGGCGCGGTGACGCATCCTGGCGCTCAGGCGGAAAAGCATGTCTATGCGGATATCTGA